One part of the Streptomyces ferrugineus genome encodes these proteins:
- the mmuM gene encoding homocysteine S-methyltransferase, with protein MTSTTASLAEALATGTLVLDGGMSNQLESAGHDLSDELWSARLLAERPAAITEAHLAYFRAGADVAITSSYQATFEGFGKRGIGRERAAELLALSVESAREAARRARAEGITRPLWVAASVGPYGAMLADGSEYRGRYGLSVDALERFHRPRLEVLAAARPDVLALETVPDADEARALLRAVRGLGVPAWLSYSVAGGRTRAGQPLQEAFALAADADEVIAVGVNCCAPEDVEGAVESAARVTGKPVVVYPNSGEAWNAEARAWDGRATFTAEEVLGWRASGARLIGGCCRVGPDAVASIARALKA; from the coding sequence ATGACCAGCACCACCGCCTCCCTCGCCGAAGCCCTCGCCACCGGGACGCTCGTCCTCGACGGCGGTATGTCCAACCAGCTCGAGTCCGCCGGGCACGACCTGAGTGACGAGCTGTGGTCGGCGCGGCTGCTCGCGGAGCGGCCGGCGGCGATCACCGAGGCGCATCTGGCCTACTTCAGGGCGGGCGCGGACGTGGCGATCACGTCCAGCTACCAGGCCACCTTCGAGGGGTTCGGCAAGCGTGGCATCGGGCGCGAGCGGGCGGCCGAACTGCTCGCGCTGAGCGTGGAGTCGGCGCGCGAGGCGGCGCGGCGGGCGCGGGCCGAGGGGATCACGCGCCCGCTGTGGGTGGCCGCGTCGGTCGGGCCGTACGGGGCGATGCTGGCGGACGGCTCCGAGTACCGGGGCCGGTACGGGCTGAGCGTGGACGCGCTGGAGCGCTTCCACCGGCCGCGTCTGGAGGTGCTGGCGGCGGCCCGGCCCGATGTCCTCGCCCTGGAAACGGTTCCCGACGCCGACGAGGCGCGGGCGCTGCTGCGGGCGGTGCGCGGGCTCGGTGTTCCGGCCTGGCTGTCGTACTCCGTCGCCGGCGGGCGCACCCGCGCCGGGCAGCCGCTTCAGGAGGCGTTCGCCCTGGCCGCGGACGCGGACGAGGTGATCGCGGTCGGCGTGAACTGCTGTGCGCCCGAGGACGTCGAGGGCGCCGTCGAGAGCGCGGCCCGGGTCACGGGCAAGCCGGTCGTCGTCTACCCCAACAGCGGTGAGGCCTGGAACGCCGAGGCGCGGGCCTGGGACGGGCGCGCCACCTTCACGGCCGAGGAGGTCCTGGGGTGGCGGGCGTCCGGGGCGCGGCTGATCGGCGGGTGCTGCCGGGTGGGCCCGGACGCGGTCGCGTCCATCGCGAGGGCGTTGAAGGCGTAA
- a CDS encoding LacI family DNA-binding transcriptional regulator, producing the protein MTRKSGDAGRSTIRDVAARAGVSASTVSRVLGGVYPVSASTRSRVQRAVRDLDYVADARAKAVAGVGTPTLAFVLEDITGPSFAHMAYGVEREARRLGHLCLVCTTEGDVQHEVEFVEMMRAQRAAAVILVGGSADTPEYRERTRRMADSLASAGSRLVLCGRPPLGPGAPVTVIEYDNEGGAYALVAHVLTQGHRRVLFLGGGADHTTAQGRERGYLAAHRARGLDPDPALLRHGDFTRDSGHRLMRQALKEGLDFTAVVAATDMVAAGALTALHEAGLEVPGDVSLAGYDDIPFARDLHPALTTVHVPYEELGRLAVRTALGRTPDHPDEHLLLGTHVVVRDSVGALAE; encoded by the coding sequence ATGACCAGAAAGAGCGGGGACGCCGGGCGCAGCACCATCCGGGACGTGGCGGCGCGTGCCGGGGTGTCCGCGTCGACCGTGTCCCGGGTGCTCGGCGGGGTGTACCCGGTGAGCGCGTCGACCCGCTCGCGGGTGCAGCGGGCGGTCCGTGACCTGGACTACGTCGCGGACGCGCGCGCCAAGGCGGTGGCGGGGGTCGGCACGCCCACGCTGGCGTTCGTGCTGGAGGACATCACCGGGCCGTCGTTCGCGCACATGGCGTACGGGGTGGAGCGGGAGGCGAGGCGGCTCGGCCATCTGTGCCTGGTGTGCACCACGGAGGGCGACGTCCAGCACGAGGTCGAGTTCGTCGAGATGATGCGCGCCCAGCGGGCCGCCGCCGTGATCCTGGTCGGCGGCTCCGCCGACACCCCGGAGTACCGCGAGCGCACCCGCCGGATGGCCGACTCGCTGGCGTCGGCGGGCTCCCGGCTGGTGCTGTGCGGCAGGCCGCCGCTGGGCCCCGGGGCGCCGGTCACGGTCATCGAGTACGACAACGAGGGCGGCGCCTACGCCCTGGTCGCCCACGTCCTCACCCAGGGTCACCGGCGTGTCCTGTTCCTCGGCGGCGGGGCGGACCACACCACGGCGCAGGGCCGCGAGCGCGGCTATCTCGCCGCCCACCGGGCCCGCGGCCTGGACCCGGACCCGGCGCTGCTCCGGCACGGCGACTTCACCCGCGACTCCGGCCACCGTCTGATGCGCCAGGCCCTGAAGGAGGGGCTGGACTTCACGGCCGTGGTGGCCGCCACCGACATGGTCGCCGCGGGCGCGCTGACCGCCCTGCACGAGGCCGGCCTGGAGGTGCCCGGCGACGTGTCACTGGCCGGCTACGACGACATCCCGTTCGCCCGCGACCTGCACCCGGCGCTCACGACGGTCCACGTCCCGTACGAGGAACTGGGCCGCCTCGCCGTACGCACGGCCCTGGGACGCACCCCGGACCATCCGGACGAGCATCTGCTGCTGGGCACGCATGTGGTGGTGCGGGACTCGGTGGGGGCGCTCGCCGAGTAG
- a CDS encoding carboxylesterase/lipase family protein: MTAVQADPVVSTPYGAVRGRYEHGVAVFRGIPYAAPPFGPLRFRPPAPPEPWDGVRDAGAFGPTPPKPPYSEAFAQYLSDPVVPGDDCLNLNVWTPEPGPGARLPVMVWLHGGALTRGSSGVPVYDGRPFARDGVVLVSVNYRLGVEGYGYFPDAPANPGLRDQLAALTWVHRSIAAFGGDPDRITLFGQSAGAISTGALLAAPQAQGLVRRAILQSGPPEAAERDKVRRMVRRMATRLKIPATAAAFAEVDRELLLRTQAEVGRLSSPVLGGPAFGIVVDGDMVPRDPMEALAEGAAARDVDLLTGWTRDEYRLWLVPGGLLERVDRLGAVALAGAMARCHVGAEVPRGYRALHPEAGTAEIVGQMVTDHLLRVPLHHLADARPGTSYVYEFAWPSTLPDLGACHALELGFVFDTGDVPESRRLAGDGAPQELADEIHRAWVRFAVEGDPGWQRWDDSHPVRIFGDGETHTAHGPRDAELALWAAAPAREPTAASLPADGSPPRGTELRSVVRRLRLPGAVRRQ; this comes from the coding sequence CGGTGTTCCGGGGAATCCCCTACGCGGCGCCCCCCTTCGGCCCGCTGCGCTTCCGGCCGCCCGCACCGCCCGAACCCTGGGACGGTGTGCGCGACGCCGGAGCCTTCGGGCCGACCCCGCCGAAGCCGCCGTACTCCGAGGCATTCGCCCAGTACCTGTCGGACCCCGTCGTGCCCGGCGACGACTGTCTCAACCTCAACGTCTGGACCCCCGAACCCGGCCCCGGCGCCCGGCTGCCGGTCATGGTGTGGCTGCACGGCGGCGCCCTGACCCGCGGCTCCTCCGGCGTGCCCGTGTACGACGGGCGGCCCTTCGCCCGGGACGGGGTCGTGCTGGTCTCGGTCAACTACCGGCTGGGCGTCGAGGGCTACGGCTACTTCCCGGACGCCCCCGCCAACCCGGGACTGCGCGACCAGCTCGCCGCCCTGACATGGGTCCACCGGTCCATCGCGGCCTTCGGCGGCGACCCGGACCGCATCACCCTGTTCGGCCAGTCCGCCGGTGCGATCAGCACCGGCGCGCTGCTCGCCGCACCGCAGGCCCAGGGCCTGGTCCGGCGCGCGATCCTGCAGAGCGGGCCGCCCGAGGCCGCCGAGCGGGACAAGGTGCGGCGGATGGTCCGCCGGATGGCCACCCGGCTGAAGATCCCCGCCACCGCCGCGGCCTTCGCCGAGGTCGACCGCGAGCTGCTGCTGCGCACCCAGGCCGAGGTGGGCCGGCTCAGCAGCCCCGTGCTGGGCGGCCCCGCCTTCGGCATCGTCGTCGACGGTGACATGGTGCCGCGCGACCCGATGGAGGCCCTGGCGGAGGGCGCGGCGGCCCGTGATGTCGACCTGCTGACGGGCTGGACCCGGGACGAGTACCGGCTGTGGCTGGTGCCCGGCGGCCTCCTTGAGCGCGTCGACCGGCTCGGCGCGGTCGCCCTGGCCGGCGCCATGGCCCGCTGCCACGTCGGCGCCGAGGTGCCCCGCGGCTACCGCGCCCTGCACCCGGAGGCCGGCACCGCCGAGATCGTCGGCCAGATGGTCACCGACCACCTGCTGCGCGTCCCCCTGCACCACCTGGCCGACGCCCGCCCGGGAACGTCGTACGTGTACGAGTTCGCCTGGCCCTCCACCCTCCCCGACCTCGGCGCCTGCCACGCCCTGGAACTCGGCTTCGTCTTCGACACCGGCGACGTCCCCGAGTCCCGCAGGCTGGCCGGCGACGGCGCCCCGCAGGAGCTCGCGGACGAGATCCACCGGGCGTGGGTGCGGTTCGCGGTCGAGGGCGACCCGGGGTGGCAGCGGTGGGACGACTCGCATCCGGTACGGATCTTCGGCGACGGCGAGACCCACACCGCGCACGGCCCGCGAGACGCCGAACTCGCCCTGTGGGCGGCTGCCCCGGCCCGGGAGCCCACCGCCGCGTCGCTCCCGGCCGACGGTTCGCCCCCGCGCGGCACGGAACTGCGGTCCGTCGTACGCCGGCTGCGGCTGCCGGGCGCGGTCCGCCGGCAGTGA